In Acinetobacter pittii, one genomic interval encodes:
- a CDS encoding Lrp/AsnC family transcriptional regulator, whose product MNRTEYVLDRIDRKILSALRGNGRLTVAQLAEEVGLSSSPCWTRLKRLETLKIIEGYTVNVNPKAIGIHEVFFIEITLERHDDEMLENFSEALADIPEVVEAHLVTGDYDYLVKVAVKDADHYERFLRKKLYSIKGIRHTRSTFALRPLKSANTADLMLIE is encoded by the coding sequence TTGAACAGAACAGAATACGTACTAGATCGTATAGATCGGAAAATTTTATCTGCATTACGTGGAAATGGCCGTTTAACCGTTGCTCAATTGGCCGAAGAAGTCGGTCTTTCATCTTCTCCATGCTGGACACGACTAAAACGCCTGGAAACTTTAAAAATTATCGAAGGATATACGGTAAACGTAAACCCCAAAGCGATTGGGATTCATGAAGTCTTTTTTATTGAAATTACTTTAGAGCGCCACGATGATGAAATGCTAGAGAATTTCAGCGAAGCATTAGCTGACATACCTGAAGTCGTTGAAGCTCATCTCGTTACAGGTGACTATGATTATCTGGTTAAAGTGGCGGTCAAAGATGCTGACCATTACGAACGGTTTTTAAGGAAGAAACTTTACTCGATTAAAGGAATTCGACACACCCGTTCGACCTTTGCCCTACGTCCCCTCAAATCTGCCAATACAGCAGATTTAATGTTAATTGAATAA
- a CDS encoding pyrroline-5-carboxylate reductase family protein — MLNAVHPNICFVGSSNLALALIGGLVLKGFKKEKIHLIEEKNINHTNALKQNENGLKKAEIVVLLLEPKQLKEILVPLKKVLANKIIVSMMAGVDIANLARFTGSKKIVRVISNPPVLTHTGTHVLIASEQMDQLDKDVIETLYSATGQTFWAPSETQTDAIIALSGSGPAYFFYILDSMIKTGVSLGLDKQFALDLALQAASGAVEMVRKSNVPPADLCGKVTLANGITESALRMFELGNLSDDIRLAMKAAYHRSKEITSEIITEVN; from the coding sequence ATGTTAAATGCAGTACACCCTAATATTTGCTTTGTCGGTAGTAGTAATTTAGCTTTGGCTTTAATAGGAGGGTTAGTTTTAAAGGGATTTAAAAAAGAAAAAATACATCTGATTGAAGAGAAAAATATTAATCATACAAATGCTTTAAAGCAAAATGAAAATGGATTAAAGAAAGCTGAAATTGTTGTATTGCTATTAGAGCCTAAACAGTTAAAAGAAATACTTGTACCCCTTAAAAAGGTGTTAGCAAATAAAATCATTGTTTCTATGATGGCAGGGGTTGATATTGCGAACTTAGCCCGTTTTACGGGTTCAAAAAAAATTGTACGTGTGATTTCAAATCCGCCTGTGCTTACCCATACGGGTACGCATGTACTTATTGCTTCAGAGCAAATGGATCAACTCGATAAAGACGTAATTGAAACACTGTATTCTGCAACGGGACAGACTTTTTGGGCGCCCTCTGAAACGCAAACCGATGCAATTATTGCACTTTCTGGTTCGGGTCCAGCTTACTTTTTCTATATTTTAGATAGCATGATAAAGACAGGAGTTTCTTTAGGGCTTGATAAGCAATTTGCCCTAGATTTAGCACTCCAAGCGGCCAGTGGTGCAGTTGAAATGGTTCGTAAAAGTAATGTTCCACCTGCAGATCTGTGTGGGAAAGTGACTTTGGCTAACGGAATTACAGAATCAGCTCTAAGAATGTTTGAGCTAGGAAATCTATCCGATGATATACGTTTAGCCATGAAGGCCGCATATCATCGTAGTAAAGAAATCACTTCTGAAATTATTACAGAGGTTAATTAA
- the cspV gene encoding cold-shock protein, whose protein sequence is MSNSTGTVKWFNETKGFGFIAADEGKDIFAHFTDIQTQGFKVLLEGQRVEFTVVQGKKGPQASNIVILQNS, encoded by the coding sequence ATGTCTAATTCTACTGGTACAGTAAAGTGGTTCAATGAAACTAAAGGTTTTGGTTTTATTGCGGCTGACGAAGGTAAAGATATTTTTGCTCATTTTACCGATATTCAAACACAAGGTTTTAAAGTTCTTCTCGAAGGCCAACGTGTTGAGTTCACTGTAGTACAAGGTAAAAAAGGGCCACAGGCTTCAAATATTGTTATTCTTCAAAACTCATAA
- a CDS encoding LysE family translocator: MSGLLVFITIAFLTLLSPGPGVLFTVTNSINYGVKTALFGISGLIIGMFVIAVISASGVGLIITSNPTIFTVLKFIGAFYLMYLGYKNFTKKLPSQELMTDQQNNKVISKSKLFYEGLLASLLNPKTIVFFIALFPQFIDIKKEILNQFLILSLTFCFIGFLIHLVYANFSSIFKEKMLAGNNFSILNKISGAIFFLLAVLLITQ, from the coding sequence GTGAGCGGTCTTTTAGTGTTTATAACAATTGCATTTCTTACCTTATTAAGCCCAGGACCGGGAGTTTTATTTACTGTCACAAATTCAATTAATTATGGTGTTAAAACTGCTTTGTTTGGAATTAGCGGCTTAATTATTGGTATGTTTGTGATTGCGGTAATTTCTGCCAGTGGTGTAGGACTTATTATTACCAGTAACCCTACTATTTTTACGGTTTTAAAATTTATTGGTGCATTTTATTTAATGTATCTAGGATATAAAAACTTTACGAAAAAGCTTCCTTCACAAGAGTTAATGACTGATCAACAAAACAATAAAGTTATAAGTAAATCTAAACTATTTTATGAAGGCCTGCTCGCTTCTTTACTTAATCCGAAAACAATCGTATTTTTTATTGCACTCTTCCCTCAATTTATTGATATCAAGAAAGAAATTTTAAATCAATTTTTAATTCTCTCTTTAACCTTTTGTTTCATTGGTTTTTTAATTCATTTGGTCTACGCAAATTTCTCTTCTATTTTCAAAGAGAAAATGTTGGCGGGAAATAATTTCTCAATTCTCAATAAAATTAGTGGTGCTATTTTCTTTCTTCTTGCAGTTTTACTTATCACCCAATAA
- a CDS encoding glycoside hydrolase family 108 protein has protein sequence MNIDQYLESLIRREGGYVNHPSDHGHATKFGITEAVARSNGYQGNMQDLPLAVAKSIYKHQYWLEPQFDQIDTISPAIAEELLDTAINCGVNFAKPLLQRALNLLNKEGKEGWPNLVIDGQYGPLTFQALKTYLNKRHKEGEKVLVRVLNIMQGQRYIEITENNPKYEDFFYGWILNRVAV, from the coding sequence ATGAATATCGATCAATACTTAGAATCGCTCATCAGAAGAGAAGGCGGCTATGTTAACCATCCATCTGATCACGGTCATGCCACTAAATTTGGCATTACCGAAGCCGTCGCTCGATCAAATGGATATCAAGGCAATATGCAAGATTTACCATTAGCCGTGGCTAAATCTATTTATAAACACCAATATTGGCTTGAACCTCAATTCGATCAAATTGATACGATTAGCCCAGCGATTGCCGAAGAGTTACTCGATACAGCTATCAACTGTGGAGTCAATTTTGCAAAACCTTTATTACAACGTGCTTTAAATCTGCTGAATAAAGAGGGAAAAGAAGGTTGGCCAAATCTTGTTATAGATGGTCAATATGGTCCTCTTACTTTTCAAGCTCTTAAAACGTATTTAAACAAACGCCATAAAGAAGGTGAAAAGGTATTAGTCCGTGTTCTAAATATTATGCAAGGGCAGCGCTATATCGAAATTACAGAGAATAATCCAAAATATGAAGATTTTTTTTATGGTTGGATATTAAACAGAGTAGCGGTCTAA
- a CDS encoding XRE family transcriptional regulator — MALKDRLKDSRIKAKKTQAEVAEAVKMSQPAYQALESGKNLKSAFLPLIAQFLGVDGYWLTTGNTEDSFRESDVFSPTVVSAESTDQYVWIEVVEANFSCGTGESIEFHFDAINGKIPFPASFFKEKRVAQECMRIIKAKGDSMTDYIKDGDLVGIDISQTEVIDGEIYAVYFAGEGMIKQIFKEADGSLILHSLNEKFRDRRVTEENGKNFKVMGRQFWRAG, encoded by the coding sequence ATGGCTCTTAAAGACCGTTTGAAAGATTCTAGAATTAAAGCCAAAAAAACTCAGGCTGAAGTGGCAGAAGCAGTAAAGATGTCTCAGCCAGCCTATCAGGCTTTAGAATCTGGGAAAAATTTGAAATCTGCGTTTCTTCCTTTAATTGCTCAGTTTTTAGGTGTGGATGGTTATTGGTTAACAACTGGGAATACAGAAGATTCATTTAGAGAAAGCGACGTATTTAGCCCGACTGTGGTGAGTGCCGAATCTACCGATCAATATGTTTGGATTGAGGTGGTAGAAGCTAACTTTTCTTGTGGTACGGGTGAATCTATCGAGTTTCACTTTGACGCCATTAATGGAAAGATTCCTTTCCCTGCTTCATTCTTTAAAGAAAAACGCGTTGCTCAAGAATGCATGCGTATTATTAAAGCAAAGGGCGATAGCATGACAGACTACATTAAAGATGGAGATCTGGTAGGGATTGATATCTCTCAGACTGAAGTCATTGATGGTGAGATTTATGCGGTTTACTTTGCTGGCGAAGGAATGATTAAACAAATTTTTAAAGAAGCAGATGGTTCTTTAATTTTGCATAGTTTAAATGAAAAATTTAGAGATCGACGTGTAACTGAAGAGAACGGAAAGAACTTTAAAGTGATGGGCCGTCAGTTTTGGCGGGCAGGCTAA